One genomic window of Fusarium fujikuroi IMI 58289 draft genome, chromosome FFUJ_chr01 includes the following:
- a CDS encoding putative tubulin-specific chaperone cofactor B-like protein yields MADVPLVVISEFAHSERRITPSWSISQLKGKLETVTGVPPSCQRLSLKPTAGAEAIAIEAPNEDDTHLSNFPLAPYAELHVIDTRPAASRINLNDTAGVDKYVMPEEEYEKKTDSVLAWKKAQKLGRFDPDAPSHEETKLQALDREVATRGIAVGRRCRVGGEDTRRGVIQYVGEVKEIPGGLGSWVGVKLDEPVGKNDGSIAGTRYWGEPSELKHGVFVRPERVEVGDFPALDDLEDMEEI; encoded by the exons ATGGCCGACGTTCCGCTCGTTGTCATCTCAGAATTCGCGCATTCAGAGCGTCGCATCACACCGTCATGGTCCATCTCTCAACTCAAGGGCAAGCTTGAGACTGTCACTGGTGTTCCGCCCTCTTGCCAACGGCTCTCCCTGAAGCCCACAGCTGGCGCAGAGGCTATCGCTATTGAGGCGCCTAACGAGGACGACACCCACTTGTCCAACTTTCCCCTGGCCCCGTATGCAGAACTTCAT GTAATTGACACACGGCCTGCGGCCTCCCGGATCAACTTGAACGACACCGCGGGCGTCGACAAATATGTCATGCCCGAGGAAGAGTACGAGAAAAAGACGGACTCGGTCCTAGCCTGGAAGAAGGCTCAGAAGTTAGGCCGTTTCGATCCAGATGCCCCCAGCCACGAAGAGACCAAGCTGCAGGCTCTTGACCGCGAGGTTGCCACGCGGGGCATTGCTGTCGGCCGACGGTGTCGCGTTGGCGGTGAGGATACTCGACGCGGTGTCATCCAGTACGTCGGTGAGGTCAAGGAGATTCCCGGCGGTCTCGGGTCATGGGTGGGAGTCAAGCTCGATGAGCCCGTTGGCAAGAATGACGGTAGCATCGCTGGTACTCGATACTGGGGCGAGCCCTCTGAGCTCAAGCATGGTGTCTTTGTGAGGCCGGAGCGGGTTGAGGTGGGCGATTTCCCTGCTCTTGACGACTTGGAAGATATGGAGGAGATTTAG
- a CDS encoding related to UPC2-regulatory protein involved in control of sterol uptake — MDLNQEFTPGMLSFTDETDFDYAAFLQADDIMFGGEGAQTQQQVPSDSSDKATPPSTTSGSSSELVARTSTQKQRLERRGHTKSRRGCYNCKRRRIKCQETRPACGHCTKTGLKCEYPSMPQITHQPHHQIPLFSLQDMRFFQHFLTQCYPHHPLKQEDVWTHEIPCIAHNHEYLMHAILGFSASELMRNDASIVSSAMNHRIKAIRAIKKRLAETARSSMDHEEANAMVATCYALTFQSVSLDDGLAEYLTFIRGIMIVGMQMLFRGIKPIFENMLEPDQDALLEPLMQGLPLIPKGYTDSAMEALTNLKPLCTRPVEVEYHQHLVKMVEKLYINSWDAYKAYTSQYGWWMLLPHDTFQALIDPDNQVMMLLHSHWVAINEIMSPISGQERNVSEKYPPQRDDQPQLDPGFARWLKHINANIDLEHQIYNQWPMWVEEQLDDDITFFGRA, encoded by the exons ATGGACCTAAATCAAGAATTCACTCCGGGAATGCTGTCATTCACCGACGAGACCGATTTTGACTACGCCGCATTTCTCCAAGCTGATGATATCATGTTTGGCGGCGAGGGTGCCCAGACCCAACAGCAAGTACCATCAGATTCCTCAGATAAAGCTACCCCACCAAGCACAACATCAGGGTCTAGTAGTGAACTGGTTGCTCGAACGTCTACTCAGAAACAAAGGCTCGAGCGAAGAGGCCATACCAAGAGTCGAAGAGGTTGCTATAACTGCAAGAGAAGGCGTATCAAG TGCCAGGAGACTCGGCCTGCGTGTGGTCATTGCACCAAGACGGGCCTGAAGTGCGAGTATCCATCTATGCCTCAGATCACACACCAG CCGCATCACCAGATTCCTCTATTCAGTCTCCAGGATATGCGTTTCTTCCAGCACTTCCTTACGCAATGCTACCCCCATCATCCTTTGAAGCAAGAGGATGTCTGGACCCACGAGATCCCATGCATTGCTCACAAC CATGAATACCTTATGCACGCAATTCTCGGTTTCTCGGCATCCGAACTTATGAGAAATGACGCCAGTATTGTTTCGTCAGCCATGAACCACCGTATCAAGGCAATAAGAGCAATCAAGAAGCGTCTGGCTGAGACTGCCAGAAGCTCAATGGACCATGAGGAAGCGAACGCCATGGTAGCTACCTGCTACGCACTTACATTCCAGTCCGTGAGCCTGGATGATGGATTGGCGGAGTATCTGACCTTCATCCGTGGTATCATGATTGTAGGAATGCAAATGTTGTTCCGAGGTATAAAACCGATATTTGAAAATATGCTGGAACCGGATCAGGATGCCTTACTTGAACCCCTGATGCAGGGCCTGCCACTAATCCCAAAGGGCTATACAGACTCTGCAATGGAGGCTCTTACGAACCTCAAGCCATTGTGTACGCGGCCAGTCGAGGTTGAGtatcatcagcatctcgTCAAAATGGTCGAAAAGCTCTACATCAACTCGTGGGATG CATATAAAGCATACACATCACAATACGGCTGGTGGATGTTGCTTCCACACGACACTTTCCAAGCTCTCATTGATCCCGATAACCAGGTCATGATGCTGCTTCACTCACACTGGGTCGCCATTAACGAGATCATGTCTCCTATCAGTGGGCAAGAACGAAATGTATCTGAAAAGTATCCTCCACAGAGAGATGATCAACCACAACTTGATCCTGGTTTTGCTCGATGGCTTAAACATATTAATGCTAATATCGACCTTGAGCACCAAATTTACAATCAGTGGCCGATGTGGGTGGAGGAGCagttggatgatgatattaCTTTCTTTGGAAGGGCTTGA
- a CDS encoding related to atp synthase epsilon chain (mitochondrial) — translation MTAAWRAAGLTYNRYLAIAARVVRRSLKEDKRIAAERRGEMDLRFSKWQNGKQGEPKNLAAANAAIAAENAA, via the exons ATGACTGCTGCGTGGAGAGCCGCTGGTCTTAC CTACAACCGCTACTTGGCCATCGCCGCCCGCGTTGTTCGCCGAAGCTTGAAGGAGGACAAGAGAATCGCTGCTGAGCGCCGAGGCGAGATGGATTTGCGATTCTCCAAGTGGCAG AACGGTAAGCAGGGTGAGCCCAAGAACCTCGCCGCTGCCAACGCCGCCATTGCCGCCGAGAACGCTGCTTAA
- a CDS encoding related to MAK10 Glucose-repressible protein gives MSSKSDFGSTDIARISLDHQYEPPPPPPPDIATTGIVAVDITDKFAQAVKTLAPGQLVKDGGFTLFESVSGLEIMDPKMDSGCVESAEELEELYDVARPLLPEEVLGIIDQLLCHEMAWHQGYPLSQTLFTSVYAEALLTPTPRTVEDAHFIRNGSSDSSGQSDMLKILRAYCLGLLKACGYVNERIRSEHYYEEEDFVTNTYSRTLLAEIQPQAIRQAIQEARDLLSTLSTGVSDGLREALDQRLQLRLYFLDATECPKYMKEPEVARKPWLEGLKVLPAIKSSHILGKPVDEAFSAKLQRKLASTMPPRPIVQLKFEDAYGHLSRLFTDGVELIDVLNYTDSQCLQNFVLQFQAKKPQPLVFVRTLLQTFLFNEMEVLGSMSIRQIMDDDFSIVSMPASAQLDRNNDEIEFPQDPRFIVAQQMEQFRQRAAQSFLDIFRTFCQNRCRVRRTLCHIIRDWDNLQLDAEEIDQIIQVKLNEKPMRQFTGANSQPIDSYSLPLSSWTYLYKIRQMEWIVQLGFELEVYQPDELAGMYWYLNYLAKWRVQHTERLKSFIVRRVEESREPSQPRNPSVDRQLERSLAFIRLMLLDAAVTWELSDALSCLYTALMRLELVKVPPRPYSNDEFRFELRMRPFAVIGLPPCPGFQEFNLGTTQPESSTVDILQYAERALKGAKQGFEVLSKLSAADSFSVGSHDKWQTSKKNALKACIATGLAITAVLKASKEDASNLKLRAEVPTPDKCYHDWWIVPRLVPV, from the exons ATGTCGTCAAAATCTGACTTTGGGAGCACAGATATCGCGAGAATATCGCTAGATCACCAATATGAGCCGCCACCTCCGCCACCTCCGGATATTGCGACTACAGGGATTGTCGCAGTGGACATCACAGATAAATTCGCACAAGCTGTCAAGA CTCTCGCACCCGGTCAACTTGTTAAAGATGGGGGATTTACTCTGTTCGAGTCAGTTTCAGGGCTCGAG ATTATGGATCCTAAAATGGATAGCGGTTGTGTTGAATCAGCAGaggagcttgaagagctcTACGATGTTGCGCGGCCACTGCTCCCAGAAGAGGTGCTGGGAATTATAGACCAGCTTCTCTGTCATGAG ATGGCGTGGCATCAGGGATATCCTCTTTCGCAGACTCTTTTCACCAGTGTATACGCTGAGGCACTCCTGACACCCACCCCACGAACTGTCGAGGACGCTCATTTCATTCGAAATGGCTCATCTGATTCTTCTGGACAATCTGACATGCTTAAAATATTGAGAGCGTACTGTCTCGGTTTGCTCAAAGCTTGCGGTTATGTCAACGAACGAATTAGATCAGAACACTACTATGAA GAGGAAGATTTCGTGACAAACACATATAGTCGCACCTTGCTTGCTGAGATACAACCCCAGGCTATCCGGCAGGCtatccaagaagcaagagaccTACTCAGCACATTATCTACCGGCGTCAGCGATGGTCTTCGAGAAGCACTTGACCAACGACTGCAGCTAAGGTTGTACTTTCTGGATGCCACAGAATGCCCCAAATACATGAAAGAGCCCGAGGTTGCGCGAAAACCATGGCTTGAAGGCCTCAAGGTTCTTCCAGCCATCAAGTCATCTCACATCTTGGGAAAACCAGTCGACGAGGCCTTCAGTGCCAAACTCCAACGAAAGCTTGCTAGCACTATGCCCCCTAGACCGATTGTGCAGTTGAAATTCGAGGATGCATATGGTCATCTTTCAAGGCTGTTCACGGATGGTGTTGAATTGATTGATGTGCTAAACTATACGGACTCACAATGCCTACAA AACTTTGTCTTGCAATTTCAAGCCAAGAAGCCTCAACCGCTAGTTTTCGTGCGGACTCTACTTCAGACTTTCCTTTTTAACGAGATGGAAGTTCTGGGATCAATGAGCATCCGGCAGatcatggatgatgactttTCTATCGTGTCGATGCCGGCCAGCGCCCAACTTGATCGAAACAACGACGAGATCGAATTCCCCCAAGATCCGCGATTCATTGTTGCGCAACAAATGGAACAGTTTCGACAAAGAGCGGCTCAATCAtttctcgacatcttcagAACCTTTTGTCAGAACAGGTGTCGTGTGCGGCGCACGCTCTGCCATATCATCAGGGACTGGGATAATCTCCAGctcgatgctgaagaaatCGATCAAATTATCCAGGTCAAGTTAAACGAGAAGCCAATGAGGCAATTCACGGGAGCAAATTCTCAACCAATCGACTCCTACTCCCTCCCACTATCGTCCTGGACGTACTTATACAAGATTCGCCAGATGGAATGGATTGTACAACTTGGTTTCGAGCTAGAAGTCTATCAGCCAGACGAACTTGCCGGTATGTATTGGTATCTGAACTACCTCGCCAAATGGAGAGTTCAGCATACAGAAAGGCTCAAGTCCTTCATTGTTCGAAGAGTCGAGGAATCTCGCGAACCTTCTCAACCGCGAAACCCTTCTGTCGATCGCCAACTTGAGCGATCCCTTGCCTTTATCCGACTTATGCTTCTCGATGCCGCTGTCACATGGGAATTGTCAGATGCGCTGTCATGTCTTTACACAGCTCTCATGCGGCTTGAGTTGGTCAAGGTGCCGCCGCGACCTTACAGTAACGACGAATTCCGCTTTGAGCTGCGGATGAGACCATTCGCCGTTATTGGTTTGCCGCCTTGCCCGGGCTTTCAAGAATTTAATCTTGGAACCACGCAACCAGAATCGTCCACGGTGGATATTCTTCAATATGCAGAAAGAGCTCTGAAGGGTGCAAAGCAGGGGTTTGAGGTTCTGAGCAAGTTGTCTGCGGCAGATTCGTTCTCAGTTGGTTCTCACGATAAATGGCAGACTTCAAAGAAGAACGCTCTCAAAGCTTGTATTGCAACAGGGCTCGCGATTACGGCCGTCCTGAAGGCATCAAAGGAAGATGCGAGTAATCTGAAGCTCAGAGCTGAGGTACCAACTCCTGATAAGTGCTATCATGACTGGTGGATTGTCCCCCGTCTGGTTCCTGTCTGA
- a CDS encoding related to peroxisomal membrane protein PMP47B gives MSDNAEKETTPQIDTPVTKVEITPNKVEISTAPETQAIPQNDNVAHALAGAGGGLLSMILTYPLITLSTRAQVESKKAESKFSEAVGNIIAREGISGLYSGINSALFGISVTNFVYYYWYEWTRGFFEKAAAKAGRAGAKLTTIESMIAGAIAGSATVIITNPIWVVNTRVTTRQQEKKQDVEAGESKPAKAPSTIGTLLLLLKNEGPQALFSGVIPALVLVINPILQYTLFEQLKNTVEKRRKVTPTIAFFLGALGKLFATAITYPYITVKSQMHVQGSGKKEGSLSALSRIVRESGYSGLYRGIGPKVTQSVLTAALLFAFKDVLYEQTVRLRMAQAARRRVAA, from the exons ATGTCAGACAACGCCGAAAAGGAGACCACTCCTCAGATCGATACGCCTGTGACAAAGGTCGAGATCACTCCTAACAAGGTCGAAATCAGCACGGCGCCTGAGACCCAAGCAATCCCCCAGAACGACAATGTCGCTCACGCTCTTGCTGGCGCTGGAGGTGGTCTTCTGTCCATGATCCTGAC CTACCCTCTCATCACCCTCTCCACACGCGCTCAGGTCGAGTCTAAGAAGGCCGAGAGCAAGTTCAGCGAGGCTGTTGGCAACATCATCGCCCGCGAGGGTATCTCTGGTCTCTACTCCGGTATTAACTCGGCCCTCTTCGGCATCAGCGTCACCAACTTTGTCTACTACTACTGGTATGAATGGACTCGCGGTTTCttcgagaaggctgctgccaaggccGGTCGCGCTGGCGCCAAGCTCACCACCATTGAGTCCATGATTGCTGGTGCTATCGCTGGTTCGGccaccgtcatcatcaccaaccccATCTGGGTCGTCAACACCCGAGTCACCACTCGtcagcaggagaagaagcaggacgTCGAGGCCGGCGAGTCTAAGCCTGCCAAGGCTCCCAGCACCATCGGcactctgctgctgctcctcaaGAACGAGGGTCCTCAAGCTCTCTTCTCTGGTGTCATCCCGGCTCTTGTCCTCGTTATCAACCCTATTCTCCAGTACACTCTCTTCgagcagctcaagaacaCAGTTGAGAAGCGTCGCAAGGTGACCCCCACTatcgccttcttccttggcGCCCTGGGCAAGCTGTTTGCTACTGCCATCACCTACCCTTACATTACCGTCAAGTCTCAGATGCACGTCCAGGGCAGCGGTAAGAAGGAGGGTTCCCTTAGCGCTCTTTCTCGCATCGTCCGTGAGAGTGGTTACTCTGGTCTCTACCGAG GCATCGGCCCTAAGGTCACCCAGAGCGTCCTCACTGCTGCGCTCCTCTTTGCCTTCAAGGACGTTCTCTATGAGCAGACCGTTCGTCTCCGAATGGCCCAGGCCGCTCGCCGACGTGTTGCCGCTTAA
- a CDS encoding probable 26s proteasome p44.5 protein — translation MAAAESARVQEAQKLAKSDPRKAEAIYKDIISKAPSTTSDAATREYETALISLGELYRDEKNTQELVTLVKESRTVFSSFAKAKSAKLVRQLLDLIKEIPDSTDIEISVTKDCIEWATAERRAFQRQDLEVRLVTLQMAKQSYYEALGLINNLLRELKRLDDKLRLVEVQLLESRVYHALGNIPKSRAALTSARTSAASVYTPPMLQANLDMQSGMLHAEDKDFNTAFSYFIEALDGYHSQDESTRAQAALQYMLLCKIMLNLVDDVNNLMTSKQALKYAGKNLEAMKAIARAHSNRSLEEYERALSSYRYELGSDAFIRNHLRRLYDAMLEQNLIKVIEPFSRVEIDHIAKMVGLDTQQVERKLSQMILDKVIIGVLDQGAGCLIIFDETHRDESYDAALATIEKLSSVVDVLYTNQASMLE, via the exons ATGGCGGCGGCCGAATCAGCGAGGGTCCAGGAAGCGCAGAAGCTTGCCAAGTCTGACCCTCGAAAGGCTGAGGCCATCTACAAggacatcatctccaaggctCCTAGCACCACATCCGATGCTGCCACTCGCGAGTACGAGACTGCTCTGATTAGCTTAGGAGAGCTGTATCGAGATGAGAA GAATACCCAAGAGTTGGTGACCCTGGTCAAGGAGAGCAGAAcggtcttctcttctttcgcaAAGGCCAAGTCAGCAAAGCTTG TCCGCCAACTGCTCGACCTCATCAAGGAAATCCCCGATAGCACCGATATCGAAATCTCCGTCACCAAGGACTGTATAGAATGGGCCACCGCCGAGCGCCGCGCGTTTCAGCGACAGGACCTCGAGGTCCGCCTTGTCACTCTCCAGATGGCAAAGCAATCCTACTACGAAGCCCTCGGTCTCATTAACAACCTTCTTCGCGAGCTCAAGCGCCTCGATGACAAGCTCCGACTCGTCGAAGTTCAGCTCCTCGAGTCGAGAGTTTACCACGCCCTTGGCAACATCCCCAAGTCCCGTGCCGCTCTTACAAGTGCACGAACAAGCGCCGCCAGCGTATACACCCCTCCGATGCTACAGGCTAACCTCGACATGCAGAGCGGTATGCTTCATGCTGAGgacaaggacttcaacaCCGCTTTCTCTTACTTCattgaggctcttgatggcTACCACTCTCAAGATGAGAGCACCCGCGCTCAGGCTGCTCTTCAGTACATGCTTCTTTGCAAGATCATGCTAAACCTTGTGGACGATGTCAACAACCTTATGACTTCCAAGCAAGCCCTGAAGTACGCTGGCAAGAACCTAGAGGCCATGAAGGCCATCGCTCGCGCACACTCGAATCGATCACTGGAGGAGTATGAGCGAGCACTTTCTTCCTACCGATATGAGCTCGGTAGCGACGCTTTTATCCGCAACCACCTTCGCCGCCTCTACGATGCTATGCTGGAGCAGAacctcatcaaggtcattgaGCCTTTCTCACGCGTCGAAATCGACCACATTGCCAAGATGGTTGGCCTTGACACTCAGCAGGTTGAGCGAAAACTATCTCAGATGATCTTGGACAAGGTTATTATCGGCGTTTTGGACCAGGGCGCTGGttgtctcatcatctttgacgAGACGCACCGGGATGAGTCCTATGATGCGGCCCTGGCAACAATCGAGAAACTGAGCAGTGTGGTGGATGTACTTTACACGAACCAAGCTTCCATGCTGGAATAG